A single window of Candidatus Omnitrophota bacterium DNA harbors:
- a CDS encoding AAA family ATPase: protein MKKFKIFISIHWVKVLVWAAIVVLGISLVLIVGHGLGAWNESESYLKQSQLAVLPLQMYMWLIMGLVQAVTFTYMYYWMFFKKGASNFSQTRKKSIAGNTIGITWDDVIGMDEAKQEALEVVKLITDRVQLQRIGGKILRGILMMGPPGCGKTYLAKAIATEAKLPFISMSGSEFVEMFVGVGAGRIRSLFKQARQLAEFEGGCIIFIDEIDAVGAQRSVDKGFGGQTEANTTVNQLLVEMDGLKEKDTNIVIIGATNAPENFLDPALLRPGRFDRKIHVDKPNLEDREKLFNYYLKQVKYDVNDVKVDRLARITVGQSPADIYNIVRESALIAVRNKKSYITMKEIDEARERIALGVKRRIKMPDKERLQTAYHEAGHAIVTYLLVPTQDVFKVTITPRGHTGGVTWTPEKEETFIHDRNKLLGRIKTALGAYAAEKIKMGGTTAGVDMDFQQAYYIAHNMVWRWGMGKSGLIGNFHVIDSQFTSYISEQMKYQLDNDVQEILSTCLKETEELLRKEEPLLERLSQELVAKEELNYDEIEAIFKEFGKSRSS from the coding sequence ATGAAGAAATTTAAAATTTTTATAAGCATACATTGGGTAAAAGTGCTTGTTTGGGCGGCGATAGTCGTGCTGGGGATATCACTTGTCTTAATCGTTGGCCATGGCCTGGGCGCTTGGAATGAATCCGAATCTTATCTAAAACAATCGCAATTAGCAGTGTTGCCGCTACAGATGTATATGTGGCTGATCATGGGATTAGTCCAGGCAGTAACTTTTACCTATATGTATTACTGGATGTTCTTTAAGAAAGGCGCGAGCAACTTCTCTCAAACACGTAAAAAATCAATTGCGGGAAACACCATAGGAATAACTTGGGATGATGTTATTGGTATGGACGAAGCCAAGCAAGAAGCTTTAGAAGTAGTAAAATTGATCACTGACCGCGTGCAATTACAGCGCATCGGTGGAAAGATACTTCGCGGAATACTAATGATGGGCCCGCCCGGTTGCGGGAAAACTTATCTTGCCAAAGCTATTGCCACAGAAGCTAAACTTCCCTTTATCTCTATGTCAGGTTCGGAATTTGTGGAGATGTTTGTAGGTGTAGGAGCAGGACGCATCAGGAGTCTTTTTAAACAAGCCCGGCAGTTAGCGGAATTTGAAGGCGGCTGCATTATTTTTATTGATGAGATTGACGCTGTAGGCGCCCAGCGCTCTGTTGACAAGGGCTTTGGCGGACAGACTGAAGCCAACACTACTGTCAATCAGCTTCTTGTGGAAATGGATGGCCTGAAAGAAAAAGATACCAACATTGTTATTATAGGCGCCACAAACGCTCCAGAGAATTTTCTTGATCCGGCGCTTCTTCGCCCGGGGAGATTTGACAGAAAAATCCATGTAGATAAACCCAATCTTGAGGACCGCGAAAAGCTTTTTAATTATTACCTAAAGCAAGTCAAATACGACGTAAACGATGTCAAGGTTGACCGCCTGGCGCGCATCACCGTAGGCCAAAGCCCGGCGGACATATACAACATTGTGCGTGAATCCGCGCTTATCGCGGTACGTAATAAAAAATCCTATATTACCATGAAAGAAATTGACGAGGCCAGAGAGCGCATCGCCTTAGGAGTTAAAAGAAGAATTAAAATGCCGGATAAAGAAAGGCTGCAGACCGCCTATCATGAGGCTGGACACGCCATTGTCACATACTTACTTGTACCAACACAGGATGTTTTTAAAGTTACAATTACCCCGCGCGGCCATACAGGAGGGGTAACCTGGACCCCGGAAAAAGAAGAAACTTTTATTCACGACAGAAATAAGCTTTTGGGCAGGATAAAAACCGCGCTTGGCGCGTATGCCGCAGAAAAAATAAAAATGGGTGGTACTACCGCCGGGGTGGATATGGATTTTCAACAGGCGTATTACATCGCGCATAATATGGTTTGGCGTTGGGGCATGGGAAAATCAGGGTTAATTGGGAATTTTCATGTTATTGACTCTCAATTCACCTCTTATATTTCAGAACAAATGAAATACCAATTAGATAATGATGTGCAAGAAATCCTTTCTACCTGCCTTAAAGAAACCGAAGAACTCCTGCGCAAAGAAGAGCCGCTTCTTGAACGGCTCTCCCAAGAATTAGTTGCCAAAGAAGAACTTAATTATGACGAAATTGAAGCAATATTCAAAGAATTTGGCAAGAGCCGCTCTTCTTAG
- the purN gene encoding phosphoribosylglycinamide formyltransferase, with translation MKNIAVFASGRGSNFQAIIDAVKNKRIKANLSLLVSDNPQAAALEKARKSSIKIFLARREDFLSRESFEKEIIRAVKRNKIDLIVLAGFMRVLSPGFVKQFKNRIINIHPALLPSFKGAHGIKDAFDYGVKKTGVTVHFVDEKTDHGPIILQQEVGISHRDTLKSLEEKIHKVEHKLYPEAVRLYLSGRIKVCGRKTRIT, from the coding sequence ATGAAGAACATCGCGGTATTTGCTTCCGGACGCGGAAGTAATTTTCAGGCGATTATTGATGCGGTTAAGAATAAAAGAATAAAGGCGAATTTGTCTTTATTGGTAAGTGATAACCCCCAAGCAGCTGCTTTAGAAAAAGCAAGAAAATCTTCAATTAAAATATTTTTGGCAAGAAGAGAAGATTTCTTAAGCAGGGAATCTTTTGAAAAAGAAATTATCCGCGCAGTTAAAAGAAATAAAATAGATTTAATCGTTTTAGCCGGTTTTATGCGAGTTTTAAGCCCAGGTTTTGTTAAACAATTTAAGAACCGGATAATTAATATCCACCCGGCGCTTTTGCCTTCTTTTAAAGGCGCGCACGGGATTAAGGATGCCTTTGATTACGGGGTTAAGAAAACTGGGGTTACGGTGCATTTTGTTGACGAGAAAACCGACCACGGCCCGATCATCTTGCAGCAAGAAGTAGGGATTTCTCACCGAGATACACTAAAAAGTCTTGAAGAGAAGATCCATAAGGTTGAACATAAGCTTTATCCTGAGGCAGTAAGATTATACTTGTCCGGCAGGATTAAGGTTTGTGGCAGGAAAACAAGAATTACCTAG
- a CDS encoding RnfABCDGE type electron transport complex subunit B, with protein sequence MEILVPILILGGLGLLFGVGLSLASKKLKVEVDPRLEKIQSLLPGSNCGACGMAGCFGLAEALIEGKASVNACRVSSPNAKEQIAKVLGQKLEEQTPKVACLHCNGGNKVKNKFKYQGLQDCIAASNVLGGYKECVFGCLGLGTCVRVCPFDAIKMSSDGLPVVDKGKCRACNKCVLVCPKKLFSLIPQTHSIYVACSCTDAGKDTRAACPVGCIACRKCEQVCPAQAIKVIDNLARIDYNKCISCGKCLLACPMKTIRKR encoded by the coding sequence ATGGAAATACTAGTGCCTATTTTGATCTTAGGCGGATTGGGGCTTTTGTTTGGCGTGGGTTTGTCATTAGCTTCTAAGAAATTAAAAGTAGAGGTAGACCCGCGTTTAGAAAAAATACAAAGCCTTTTGCCGGGCAGCAACTGTGGCGCCTGCGGCATGGCAGGGTGTTTTGGATTGGCCGAAGCTTTGATAGAGGGTAAGGCATCGGTTAATGCCTGCCGGGTCAGCTCTCCAAATGCCAAAGAACAGATCGCCAAAGTCTTAGGCCAGAAATTAGAGGAGCAAACTCCCAAGGTAGCCTGTTTGCATTGTAATGGCGGCAATAAAGTTAAGAATAAATTTAAATACCAAGGCCTTCAGGATTGTATCGCCGCAAGCAATGTGTTAGGCGGTTATAAAGAATGCGTCTTTGGGTGTTTAGGTTTAGGCACTTGCGTGAGGGTGTGCCCTTTTGATGCCATAAAAATGTCTAGCGATGGGCTTCCTGTAGTGGATAAAGGCAAATGCCGCGCTTGTAATAAATGTGTTTTAGTTTGTCCTAAGAAACTTTTTAGTTTGATCCCCCAAACGCATAGTATTTATGTTGCCTGCAGCTGTACCGACGCTGGTAAAGATACCCGCGCCGCCTGCCCTGTGGGCTGTATCGCCTGCCGCAAGTGCGAACAGGTCTGTCCGGCGCAGGCAATCAAGGTAATTGATAATTTAGCGCGTATTGACTATAATAAATGTATCTCTTGCGGCAAGTGCCTTTTGGCGTGCCCGATGAAGACAATAAGGAAGAGGTAA
- a CDS encoding RnfABCDGE type electron transport complex subunit A, with the protein MHLSQLLTIFISAVFIQNVILSRFLGLCSFIAISKQTKPAVAMSGAVMFVTVMSSIITWAVYRFLLMPFHLEYLRTISFILVIATFVQLVEMAIRKISPAMYRAFGIYLPLITVNCAVLGVAVLNSDMFFKNGQPVPGSFIYALFQGICVGLGYTLAMFLMSGIRERLEYCDVPKAMKEFPLGFIIASLMSLSFMGFNGFKF; encoded by the coding sequence ATGCACTTAAGCCAGCTTTTGACCATATTTATTTCCGCGGTATTTATCCAGAATGTTATTCTTTCGCGCTTCTTAGGGCTTTGCTCTTTTATCGCTATTTCCAAACAGACCAAGCCTGCTGTGGCGATGAGCGGCGCGGTTATGTTCGTTACGGTTATGTCTTCTATAATCACATGGGCGGTTTACCGGTTTTTATTAATGCCTTTTCACCTGGAATACCTGCGCACGATTTCTTTTATTCTGGTTATTGCTACTTTTGTGCAGTTAGTGGAAATGGCTATCCGTAAGATAAGCCCGGCAATGTACAGGGCTTTCGGGATATATCTGCCGTTAATTACAGTTAACTGCGCGGTGTTGGGGGTGGCGGTATTAAACAGCGATATGTTCTTTAAGAACGGCCAGCCTGTGCCGGGAAGTTTTATCTATGCGCTTTTCCAGGGCATTTGCGTGGGGTTAGGCTATACCTTGGCAATGTTCTTAATGTCAGGCATCAGGGAAAGACTGGAATATTGTGACGTGCCAAAGGCAATGAAGGAATTTCCTCTGGGGTTTATTATCGCCAGTTTAATGAGCTTAAGTTTTATGGGATTTAATGGGTTTAAATTCTGA
- a CDS encoding electron transport complex subunit E has translation MRNLLKEFLKGIIKENPTFVLVLGLCPTLAVSVSISNAIGMGIAATFVLLGSNIIISLVKNSIPDGIRIPCYIVIIATFVTIAEMMMKAYSPELDRSLGIYVPLIVVNCIVLGRAEAYACKNNALSSFFDALGMGAGFTLALVLISALREFLGTGKLLGYELINGFHPVAFFSFPPGALLVIGVLLGFFNWWAARKKCT, from the coding sequence ATGAGAAATCTACTTAAAGAGTTCCTAAAAGGTATCATCAAGGAAAATCCGACCTTTGTTTTAGTCTTAGGTTTGTGCCCGACATTGGCAGTGTCAGTATCTATTTCTAATGCCATAGGAATGGGCATTGCCGCGACATTTGTCTTATTGGGGTCAAATATAATCATTTCTTTGGTCAAGAACTCAATTCCCGACGGGATACGCATTCCCTGCTACATTGTGATCATCGCCACCTTTGTTACTATAGCCGAAATGATGATGAAGGCCTATAGCCCGGAATTAGACCGTTCTTTAGGCATATATGTACCTTTGATAGTGGTTAACTGTATTGTCTTGGGCCGTGCCGAAGCCTATGCCTGTAAAAACAATGCTTTATCTTCTTTTTTTGACGCTTTGGGTATGGGTGCTGGTTTTACCTTAGCGCTTGTTTTGATTTCCGCCCTCAGGGAATTCTTAGGCACAGGCAAACTTTTAGGCTATGAATTGATCAATGGTTTTCATCCGGTGGCATTCTTTAGTTTTCCTCCGGGGGCATTATTGGTAATAGGAGTTCTCTTAGGGTTTTTTAATTGGTGGGCAGCGAGGAAAAAATGCACTTAA
- a CDS encoding RnfABCDGE type electron transport complex subunit D — protein MGANLQVNTAPHLYKKESVAQIMWFVILSLIPAGAAGVYIFGMPAFWVILTCVITAVVTEALVQVMMKKKVTICDGSAFMTGLLLAYNLPSSAPMWLVIAGSVFSIAIGKQIFGGLGQNIFNPALAGRAFLMASWPQHMTSFPNPFGIDAVTSPTPLTLLKEGKGIGAVSYLDLFLGNHGGCIGEVCILALLAGALFLLIRGYIGIEIPFTYIATVALFTFIFSPQGFFKGDWLFHILSGGLILGAFFMATDYVTSPLSRTGQIVFGIGCGILTAVIRLWGGYPEGASYAILMMNAAVPVIDRYTKPRVYGK, from the coding sequence ATGGGCGCTAATCTACAAGTCAATACTGCTCCGCATCTATATAAAAAAGAATCTGTTGCCCAGATCATGTGGTTTGTGATTTTAAGCCTTATTCCAGCTGGCGCAGCTGGGGTGTATATTTTTGGTATGCCGGCTTTTTGGGTTATTCTAACTTGTGTAATAACCGCTGTAGTAACTGAAGCCTTGGTGCAGGTTATGATGAAAAAGAAAGTTACCATCTGCGACGGCAGCGCTTTTATGACCGGGTTGTTATTGGCATATAATTTGCCTTCCAGCGCTCCTATGTGGCTTGTTATCGCGGGTTCAGTTTTTTCTATAGCCATCGGCAAGCAGATTTTTGGCGGTTTGGGGCAGAATATTTTTAACCCTGCTTTAGCCGGCAGGGCTTTTTTAATGGCTTCGTGGCCGCAGCACATGACAAGCTTTCCTAATCCCTTTGGGATAGACGCGGTAACTTCTCCCACGCCATTAACACTTCTTAAGGAGGGAAAAGGAATCGGAGCAGTTTCTTATCTTGACCTATTTTTAGGCAATCACGGCGGTTGTATTGGAGAAGTTTGTATTCTGGCTTTGCTTGCAGGCGCGTTATTTCTTCTTATCAGGGGGTACATCGGAATAGAGATACCCTTTACCTATATTGCCACAGTAGCGTTATTTACTTTTATTTTTTCTCCTCAAGGATTCTTTAAGGGGGACTGGTTGTTTCATATTTTATCCGGCGGGTTAATATTGGGCGCGTTTTTTATGGCCACAGATTATGTGACTTCTCCTCTTTCGCGAACTGGGCAGATTGTCTTTGGTATTGGCTGCGGGATTTTAACCGCTGTTATCCGGCTTTGGGGAGGCTATCCAGAGGGCGCATCGTATGCTATTTTAATGATGAATGCGGCAGTGCCGGTTATTGATAGATACACCAAACCTAGAGTTTACGGGAAATAG
- a CDS encoding FMN-binding protein, translating to MKQTIRYGLVLFIVCSVASGLLAGVNAMTKDKIARQLKLEEEASLKEVMPMAARFQAVDKAGYYQAYDQKDNLIGVCFKAQGKGYSSVIEVMVGMFNDGTINAIKVLSLNETPGLGSKVAEDDFISRFRSCKDLNQVQAISGATISSRAVIEAVKIKSQQIKELMKNGR from the coding sequence ATGAAACAGACAATTCGTTATGGTTTGGTGCTTTTTATCGTATGTTCAGTTGCCTCCGGGCTTTTGGCAGGGGTTAATGCTATGACTAAAGATAAAATAGCCCGGCAATTAAAGCTTGAGGAAGAGGCAAGCCTTAAAGAAGTTATGCCTATGGCTGCGCGTTTTCAAGCTGTTGATAAGGCAGGGTATTATCAGGCCTATGATCAAAAAGACAATCTAATCGGAGTGTGTTTCAAGGCTCAGGGGAAAGGCTACTCAAGCGTTATTGAGGTGATGGTGGGGATGTTTAATGACGGAACAATAAACGCTATTAAAGTATTAAGCCTTAATGAGACTCCCGGATTAGGCTCTAAGGTAGCCGAAGATGATTTTATCAGCCGTTTCAGATCTTGTAAGGATTTAAATCAAGTGCAGGCAATTAGCGGCGCGACCATTTCTTCGCGCGCGGTTATCGAAGCGGTTAAAATTAAATCGCAGCAGATCAAGGAGCTTATGAAAAATGGGCGCTAA
- the rsxC gene encoding electron transport complex subunit RsxC, which yields MIKLEEYKHLTENKAIEKLQAPLKAYLPLIQHLGKVCVPIVNIGDSVSVGQKIADAQSAVSSPIHSSISGRVSAILDWPHPVLGRCKAIVIDSDTEEVKSEKSKVRSQEEIEKLTPDQIRGIVQEAGIVGMGGAAFPTYIKLNPSKPVDTLIINAAECEPFLTGDYRLMVEKTEEILKGVFVIARCLGVKDIFIAIEDNKPEAIEKLKAKSEKLKVKVLKTSYPQGGEKQLVKSVLGRQVPSGKLPLDIGVVVQNISTSFAVYEAVYQNKSLYERVVTVSGSCLENPKNLLVRLGTPIKELIDACGVLKEEPAKIIIGGPMMGLAQYTDQVPVIKSTTGVVLFSAKEAKSILPQVCIRCGSCVRCCPMGLVPSLLNALSEKGLWEQAKENSVMDCIECGCCSYVCPANRNIIQAIKRAKAEISRK from the coding sequence ATGATCAAGTTAGAAGAATATAAACATCTTACAGAGAATAAAGCAATAGAGAAACTGCAAGCGCCTCTTAAGGCCTACCTGCCCTTAATCCAGCATTTAGGTAAGGTCTGTGTGCCGATTGTGAATATTGGTGATTCTGTGTCTGTGGGGCAGAAGATAGCCGATGCCCAATCTGCTGTATCAAGCCCTATCCATTCTTCTATTTCCGGTAGAGTTTCTGCTATTTTAGACTGGCCGCATCCTGTTTTAGGAAGATGCAAGGCGATTGTGATAGATAGTGATACAGAAGAAGTAAAAAGTGAAAAGTCAAAAGTAAGAAGTCAGGAAGAAATAGAAAAATTAACCCCGGATCAAATACGCGGCATAGTGCAAGAGGCGGGCATTGTGGGCATGGGAGGGGCGGCATTTCCAACTTATATAAAACTAAATCCCTCCAAGCCGGTAGATACTTTAATTATTAACGCCGCTGAATGCGAGCCGTTCTTGACCGGCGACTACCGTTTGATGGTAGAGAAAACCGAAGAAATATTAAAAGGCGTTTTTGTTATCGCAAGATGTTTGGGGGTAAAAGATATATTTATTGCCATAGAAGATAATAAACCGGAGGCGATAGAAAAGCTTAAAGCTAAAAGCGAAAAACTAAAAGTCAAGGTGTTAAAAACATCTTATCCGCAGGGCGGGGAGAAGCAGTTGGTTAAAAGCGTCTTGGGCCGTCAAGTCCCCTCGGGAAAACTGCCGCTTGATATCGGAGTTGTGGTGCAGAATATAAGTACAAGCTTTGCTGTTTATGAAGCGGTTTATCAGAATAAAAGCTTGTATGAGCGGGTGGTCACTGTGTCAGGAAGCTGTTTAGAGAACCCCAAGAATCTTTTAGTGCGTTTAGGCACACCCATAAAAGAATTAATTGATGCCTGCGGGGTTTTAAAAGAGGAACCGGCAAAGATTATTATCGGCGGGCCGATGATGGGCCTTGCTCAATATACAGATCAGGTTCCGGTAATTAAATCTACCACCGGGGTGGTTTTATTCAGCGCTAAAGAAGCAAAATCTATTCTTCCGCAAGTTTGCATTCGTTGCGGCAGTTGTGTGAGGTGTTGCCCTATGGGATTGGTGCCAAGTTTGCTTAACGCGCTATCCGAAAAAGGATTATGGGAGCAGGCTAAGGAAAATAGCGTTATGGATTGTATTGAATGCGGTTGCTGCAGTTATGTTTGTCCGGCAAACCGCAATATAATACAGGCAATAAAGAGGGCTAAGGCGGAAATTTCCCGCAAGTGA
- a CDS encoding MFS transporter: MAGFTKILKNRNFFLLWIGQIISQFGERLGQMALIGFVYSRAPGSSMQIAKVLSFTIIPVFLVGPLAGVYVDRWDRRKTMYVSDLIRSLLVLTIALFFLAADKIIPVYIIIFLMFSLSRFFVPAKLAIVPDLVQEKDLLIANSLINTTGMIAAILGFGLSGILVEWFGAKSGFYLNSLSFFASAALIFFIIPRHSSKFDIRRIGKEIVEVIQKSVVQEIKEGFGYFFTQKAIFFTAWINFFLWAALGAVYAVIIVFVQTTLGTATKDLGILAMFLGIGLFLGALVYGRFGQKISHQKIIFASLVTSGIMLVLFVGILKRYPFSLVAAGLALCLGIVVAPIIIASNTIIHNASERQMRGKVFSSLEIVMHLGFLLAMFLSSFLAERMPKEVILTSVGVIVGVLGASSFIYHCAHHDQVRRI, from the coding sequence ATGGCAGGTTTTACTAAAATACTAAAGAACCGTAATTTCTTCTTGCTTTGGATCGGCCAAATTATTTCTCAATTTGGGGAGAGGTTAGGCCAGATGGCCTTGATCGGCTTTGTCTATTCGCGCGCTCCCGGCTCATCCATGCAGATTGCCAAGGTACTTTCCTTTACGATCATCCCGGTATTTTTAGTCGGGCCCTTGGCAGGAGTGTATGTTGACCGCTGGGATAGAAGAAAGACGATGTACGTATCAGACCTTATCCGGTCGCTACTTGTGTTGACCATTGCTTTATTTTTTCTAGCCGCAGATAAAATCATACCCGTATATATAATTATTTTTCTTATGTTTTCCTTGAGCCGCTTCTTTGTTCCGGCGAAGTTGGCCATTGTCCCGGATTTGGTGCAAGAGAAGGACTTGTTGATCGCTAATTCCTTAATTAATACTACCGGCATGATCGCCGCTATCTTAGGTTTTGGCTTAAGCGGGATTTTGGTAGAGTGGTTTGGCGCTAAAAGCGGTTTTTATCTTAACAGTTTGAGTTTTTTTGCTTCGGCAGCCCTTATTTTCTTTATTATTCCGCGGCACAGCTCTAAATTTGATATCCGGAGAATCGGCAAAGAAATAGTAGAGGTGATCCAGAAATCAGTGGTGCAGGAAATTAAAGAGGGGTTTGGTTATTTCTTTACCCAAAAGGCGATTTTCTTTACCGCGTGGATCAATTTTTTTCTTTGGGCGGCATTGGGCGCGGTTTATGCGGTGATCATCGTTTTTGTGCAGACAACCTTAGGCACTGCCACTAAAGATTTGGGTATTTTAGCGATGTTCTTAGGTATTGGCCTATTCTTGGGAGCGCTTGTCTATGGCAGGTTTGGCCAGAAAATCTCGCATCAGAAGATAATATTTGCATCGCTAGTCACAAGTGGTATAATGCTGGTGCTTTTCGTGGGGATACTTAAAAGGTATCCCTTTTCTTTGGTGGCTGCCGGCCTTGCTTTGTGTTTAGGCATAGTGGTTGCTCCGATTATTATCGCTTCAAATACCATTATCCATAACGCAAGCGAACGGCAAATGCGCGGAAAAGTCTTCAGCTCTCTTGAGATCGTTATGCATTTGGGGTTTCTGTTGGCCATGTTTTTGAGCAGTTTCTTGGCAGAGCGCATGCCCAAAGAAGTAATTCTTACTTCTGTAGGGGTGATAGTCGGTGTTTTAGGGGCCTCAAGTTTTATTTACCATTGCGCACACCATGATCAAGTTAGAAGAATATAA
- a CDS encoding cold shock domain-containing protein yields the protein MVKGKVKWFSNQKGYGFVTREDGKDVFLHYSAIQGDGYKTLNEGDEVEFEVTQGPKGEQATNVKKI from the coding sequence ATGGTTAAAGGTAAAGTGAAGTGGTTTAGTAATCAAAAGGGGTATGGTTTTGTCACGCGTGAGGATGGAAAAGACGTTTTTCTGCATTATAGCGCCATACAGGGTGACGGCTACAAGACGCTCAATGAGGGCGATGAGGTTGAATTTGAGGTCACTCAAGGGCCCAAAGGTGAACAGGCCACCAACGTAAAAAAGATATAA
- a CDS encoding DUF3568 domain-containing protein has product MRRILVTLLLAVGLCANLMGCAPLVVGAGIGLLGGYAASKDTICADTDKDFSALWDTALQIARIRGTIKDDNYDKGTIKLITFDSSIVWIKISRITKAASKICVSARKFKLPNFNLAQDIFVKIMEQAGLPAGRQEWH; this is encoded by the coding sequence ATGAGGAGAATATTAGTAACTTTACTTTTAGCTGTAGGTTTGTGCGCTAATCTTATGGGTTGCGCTCCTCTTGTGGTTGGCGCTGGCATCGGCTTGTTGGGTGGTTACGCGGCAAGTAAGGATACAATTTGTGCTGATACAGACAAAGATTTTAGCGCGCTTTGGGATACTGCTTTGCAGATAGCTCGTATCCGCGGCACGATTAAAGATGATAACTACGATAAAGGCACTATTAAGCTTATAACATTTGATTCCAGTATTGTTTGGATTAAAATATCGCGTATTACTAAGGCTGCCAGTAAGATTTGTGTTTCGGCGAGGAAGTTTAAATTGCCCAATTTTAATCTGGCGCAGGATATCTTTGTCAAGATCATGGAACAGGCTGGCCTGCCTGCCGGCAGGCAAGAGTGGCATTAG